In Streptomyces rapamycinicus NRRL 5491, the genomic stretch ATTCATCGATCATGCGTTCATCGAATCATGTCTCTGCGACAGCGGGTGGCACGGCGACCGCGGGAAGGTGTCATCGAGGTGAAGGGATGGACCCCCGCGAAAGGCGCGGATCCGCTTTTTGACCGCCATACCAGCTCACCCCGTCGATATGCGGGGACGGGCGCGGGGTCACGGCACGCGTTCCGCGGACTGGTCGGGGGCCGGTTCGGGGCTGGGCTCCGCCGGGCGGTGGGCCCGGGAGCCGGTGGTGAGCAGGCCGAGCGTCACGATGGCGAGCCCGCACCCGGCCATGATCGCCCAGCCCAGATGGCTGGCCGCGGGGAACCCGGAGCTGAAGGGGCCGTGCACCCGGGCGGTGGAGACCGAGCCGAGGACGGCGACGCCGAGGGCCGCCCCCACCTGGCGGCCGGTGGAGGTGACCGCGGCGGCCACCCCCGCCTGGGAGCGCGGCATCCCGGAGACGGCCGAGTAGGTCAGCGGGGCGTCGAGCATGCCGAAGCCGATGCCGAACGCCACATAGGCGATGACGAGGTACCAGACCGGGGTGTCCGCCCGTACCTGGGTCAGCAGCAGTCCGCACGCCGCCGTACCGGCCCCGGCGATCACCATGGGGACGCGCGGGCCGCGGGCGCCGACGATACGGCCCGCGAGCGGCGAGGAGACCAGGGTCATGGCCGCCATCGGCAGCGTGAGCAGCCCGGTGTGCAGCGGGGAGAATTCCTTGACGTCCTGGAGGTACAGGGCGTTGAGGAAGAGGAACCCGGCGAGCGCGGCGAAGCCGCACACCGCCGAGGCGATGGCGCCGCTGAAGGAGGGGCTGCGGAAGAAGCGGACGTCCAGCAGCGGTTCGGCACGGCGGAGTTCATAGCGGATGAGAGAGACGGCGGCGGCCACGGCGACCGTGAAGCAGCCGACGATCGGCGCCGAGCCCCAGCCCTTGACCGGGCCCTCGATGATGCCGAACGTGAGCGTCGCCAGCAGCGCGATCACCAGCAGTTGCCCCACCGGATCGAGCCTGCGCGGCCGAGGGGCCTTGGATTCGGGGACGAACAGCGCGGTGAGGGCCAGGGCGAGGGCGGCGACCGGGAGGTTGACCCAGAAGACGGCCTGCCAGCCGGTGGAGTCCACCAGCGCACCGCCGACGACGGGCCCCAGCGCGATGCTCACACCCGCGACCGCCCCCCACATCCCGATCGCCCTGGCCCGCTCCTCGAGGTCGGTGAAGGTGTTGGCGATGATCGAGACCGCGACCGGGTTGAGCATGGCGCCGCCCATGGCCTGCACCATCCGGAAGGCGATCAGCGAACCGGTGTCGGAGGCCAGCCCGCACAGCAGCGACCCCAGGCTGAACAGCAGCAGCCCGGTCTGGAACGTTCTGCGCCTGCCGAACCGGTCGGCCATCGAGCCGGAGAGCATCAGCAGGCTGGCGAGCACCACGGTGTAGGCGTCCACCGTCCACTGGAGCCCCGAGGGGGTGGCGTCCAGATCCTCCTGGATGGACGGCAGGGCGAGGTTCACGATGGTGGTGTCGAGGCCCACCATGAACAGGCTGATGCAGCAGATCCCCAGGATCAGCCACTTTCTCGTGGCGCCGGCCATGGTTCGCCTCCCGATCGGGGCGGGTCGTGCCCCCGGCGCACGGACCGCTGCGACCTCCGCATCGCACGGCGCGCCCGCCGGGGGTGTCCTCGCCTGGTTCCGGACTACGCCTTGCGGCCGGTGATCACGACGGTGTCCGCGCCGAGGGGCATCCGTCCGGCGGGCTCGATGCCCACCGCGCGGAACCACTCCTCGTACTCGGCGCCCGTGTAGACCATGCCCTCGCCGGAGGCGATGGTGTGGAAGTACGCGGACAGCAGCGCCGCCCGCTCGGGTCCGGTGCCGTCGTCGTCCTGGCGCGGGGTGACCACGTAGACCGCGCCGCCGGGAGGGAGCGCGCGGGCGGCCTTGGCGAGGAGTTCCTGGACCCGCTCGGGGGACCAGATCTCCAGGAAGTGGGCGAAGAGCACTCCGTCGCAGCCGGTCGGGAACTCGTCGTGGAAGGCGTCGAGGCTCACCGCCCGCACCCGGTCGGCCAGCCCCAGCTTCTCGATCTCCTCGTTGGCGGCCGCCGCGATGGAGGGCAGATCTCCGATGGTGATGCGCAGATCCGGCCGGCGGGCGGCGAAGTTGGAGGCGTTGATGGCCGTTCCGCCGCCGATGTCCAGGAGGTGGGTGCACTCGGAGAGGTCGAGCTTCTCTCCCAGTTCGGCGCCCACGAGCCTGCTCACCGAGGACATCATGGTGTGGAATGTGGCTTCCAGTTCGGGATTCTCGGCGAGCCGCCCGTAGAGGGTGGACGCCGTTCCCGGAATCTCCCGCCGCAGACCGACGTTGGTGTCTTCCTTGAGGGATTCACAGAACCAGGCCATCGCCCGGTAGATACCGTCTTGTTCCCAGGGAATGTTGGAGGCGGGCGCCTCGTCGAAGTTGGCCGTCAGCGGCTTCGAGAGAGGGGTGATGTGGTATCCGTCGCCCTTCTTGTCCAAAAGCCCGAATACCGTACAGCCGAGAAGGAGAATGCGGGTGGGCTGCTCCTTGAGGCCCAGCCGGGTGGCTATCTCACCCACGGCCAGGCCGGGCTCCTTCTCCGCCAGCGCGAAGA encodes the following:
- a CDS encoding MFS transporter, translating into MAGATRKWLILGICCISLFMVGLDTTIVNLALPSIQEDLDATPSGLQWTVDAYTVVLASLLMLSGSMADRFGRRRTFQTGLLLFSLGSLLCGLASDTGSLIAFRMVQAMGGAMLNPVAVSIIANTFTDLEERARAIGMWGAVAGVSIALGPVVGGALVDSTGWQAVFWVNLPVAALALALTALFVPESKAPRPRRLDPVGQLLVIALLATLTFGIIEGPVKGWGSAPIVGCFTVAVAAAVSLIRYELRRAEPLLDVRFFRSPSFSGAIASAVCGFAALAGFLFLNALYLQDVKEFSPLHTGLLTLPMAAMTLVSSPLAGRIVGARGPRVPMVIAGAGTAACGLLLTQVRADTPVWYLVIAYVAFGIGFGMLDAPLTYSAVSGMPRSQAGVAAAVTSTGRQVGAALGVAVLGSVSTARVHGPFSSGFPAASHLGWAIMAGCGLAIVTLGLLTTGSRAHRPAEPSPEPAPDQSAERVP
- a CDS encoding methyltransferase, coding for MTQTEVPIDVELRGLYKAHYRFQFLSAAFQLGLFALAEKEPGLAVGEIATRLGLKEQPTRILLLGCTVFGLLDKKGDGYHITPLSKPLTANFDEAPASNIPWEQDGIYRAMAWFCESLKEDTNVGLRREIPGTASTLYGRLAENPELEATFHTMMSSVSRLVGAELGEKLDLSECTHLLDIGGGTAINASNFAARRPDLRITIGDLPSIAAAANEEIEKLGLADRVRAVSLDAFHDEFPTGCDGVLFAHFLEIWSPERVQELLAKAARALPPGGAVYVVTPRQDDDGTGPERAALLSAYFHTIASGEGMVYTGAEYEEWFRAVGIEPAGRMPLGADTVVITGRKA